Proteins encoded together in one Oenanthe melanoleuca isolate GR-GAL-2019-014 chromosome 7, OMel1.0, whole genome shotgun sequence window:
- the B3GALT1 gene encoding beta-1,3-galactosyltransferase 1: protein MASKVSCLYILTVVCWASALWYLSITRPTSSYTGHRQVSSISIARKNVSFGNIRTRPINPHSFDFLINEPNKCEKSAPFLVILISTTHKEFDARQAIRETWGDENNFKGIKITTLFLLGKNADPVLNQMVEQESQIFHDIIVEDFIDSYHNLTLKTLMGMRWVATFCSKAKYVMKTDSDIFVNMDNLIYKLLKPNTKPRRRYFTGYVINGGPIRDVRSKWYMPRDLYPDSNYPPFCSGTGYIFSADVAELIYKTSLHTRLLHLEDVYVGLCLRKLGIHPFQNSGFNHWKMAYSLCRYRRVITVHQITPEEMHRIWNDMSSKKHLRC, encoded by the coding sequence ATGGCTTCAAAGGTCTCATGTTTATACATTTTGACAGTAGTTTGTTGGGCAAGCGCTCTTTGGTACTTAAGTATAACTCGTCCTACTTCTTCCTACACGGGCCACAGACAGGTCAGTAGCATATCCATAGCcagaaaaaatgtttcctttggCAACATAAGGACTCGACCTATAAATCCTCATTCCTTTGACTTTCTTATCAATGAACCCAACAAATGTGAGAAGAGTGCCCCATTTCTGGTCATTCTTATCAGTACAACTCACAAAGAGTTTGATGCAAGGCAAGCCATTCGAGAAACGTGGGGAGATGAAAACAATTTCAAAGGAATTAAAATCACCACACTATTTCTTCTTGGAAAAAATGCAGATCCTGTGTTAAATCAAATGGTAGAGCAAGAAAGCCAAATTTTTCATGACATTATTGTGGAAGATTTTATCGACTCTTACCATAACCTCACTCTGAAAACATTGATGGGAATGAGGTGGGTAGCAACATTTTGTTCAAAAGCAAAGTATGTTATGAAGACAGACAGTgatatttttgtaaatatgGACAATCTTATTTATAAGCTGCTCAAACCCAACACCAAGCCAAGGAGAAGGTACTTCACAGGTTATGTCATAAATGGAGGACCAATAAGAGATGTTCGCAGTAAGTGGTACATGCCCAGAGATTTGTATCCCGACAGCAATTACCCACCCTTCTGTTCAGGCACTGGCTACATTTTTTCAGCTGATGTAGCAGAACTGATTTACAAAACCTCCCTTCATACCAGACTTCTTCATCTAGAAGATGTGTATGTTGGACTCTGCCTTCGGAAGCTGGGCATTCACCCCTTCCAAAACAGTGGCTTCAATCACTGGAAAATGGCCTACAGCTTGTGCAGGTACCGCAGGGTGATCACAGTGCACCAGATAACGCCAGAAGAAATGCACAGAATTTGGAATGACATGTCCAGCAAGAAACATCTTAGATGTTAA